GCGCGGCGTCTCGACGGCGGAGTACGCGCTGCTCCTGGCGCTGGTGGTGGTGGTGCTCATCACCTCCCTGACCACGCTGGGGCGGGCGCTGCGCGACCGCATCACGGAGCTGACCAACACCATCGTGGGCGCCCAGTAGGAGGGGGGAGGGCGAGGTCGACCCTCGGCCAGGCCACGGTGGAGTTCACCCTGGTGTTGGGCCTGCTCGTCCTCCTTCTGGTGGCTCTGGTCGACTTCGGCGCCGTCCTCAACGGCCAGCTGGTGGTGGCGGAGGCGGCCCGCGCCGGCGGGCGGCGGGCGGCCATCGACGGCGGCGCCTCGCCCGGCGCCTTCGACGTGGTGCGCGAGCAGCTGGCGGCAGGCGGGCTGGACCCGGCCCAGGCCCGGATCGAGATCTGGCCGCGGCACGCCACCTACGGCACGCTGGTCCACGTGCGTGTCGAGACCGAGCGGGAGCTGCACAACCCGGTCAGTCGCGTCAGCGGGCGCAACCGGCTCCGCCTGGGCAGCGAGTCGGTGGGACGGAGCGAGCGGCTGGGCGACCGGACGGGGGACGCCTGGTGAGGCGGCAGAACGGCCGGTGCGGGCGGGCGGGGCGCGCCCGGCAGCGGGGAGCGGTCAGCGCCTGGTTCGTGCTGGCGCTCCCCGCCCTGCTCCTCCTCCTGGCGCTGGTGGCGGATGTGGGGCGCTTCTTCGTGCTCCGCGCGCTGGCCCAGAACGCGGCCGACCTGGGCGCGCTGGCCGGCGTCCAGGAGCTGGACCTGGCGCGGCTCGCCGAGGGGGAGCGCTGGCTCCTGACCAGCCAGGCGGAGGCGGCCGCCTATGCGGTGGCCGACGCCAATGCCCGCGCGGCCCTGCCCGGCGAGCCCTACGTCATCGAGACGCTGGCCGTCAACGCAGCGGCCGGAGCGCCCCGCCGCCACCCGTGGAGCGGCCGCTGGCTGGCGGACCCCACCGTCAGCGTGCGCGTGACGCTCAACGCGCGCAGCTTCTTCCTGGGCGGTCGCCGGCTTCCGCTCCGCGTCCAGGGGGACGCCAGCGTCATCGAGCGGCCGGGCTTCTGGGAGGATTGAAGCCGCGCGGGAGGAAGGGGAGAGGGCCGATCCGCTATGATAGGCGCGGGTTGCCAACCGCGGAGGCGGCGGCGCCGGCGGTGCCGGCGGGCCGAGCCCGCGACGAACGGGAGATGGGAACGTGCCGCCATGGCCGCAGGGAAGCGAGGGAGCCGGCCCCGCTGCGGGCGGCTCCGGCCCGGCCGCGGAGGAGGTGCGCAACGCCGTCCGCGGGGAGGACGGCCTCCTGCGCACGCCGCTTTACGGGCTGGAGTGCGAGCTGGGGGCGCGCATGGGCGAGTTCGCCGGCTGGGAGCTGCCCATCCAGTTCTCGGGCATCCTGGAGGAGCACCGCGCCGTGCGCTCGGCCGCCGGCCTCTTCGACGTCTCGCACATGGGCAAGATCGTCGTCCGCGGCCGCGAGGCGGCCGCGCTGCTCGACTTCGCCGCCACCAACGCGGTGGCGCAGGCGGAGGTGGGGCAGGCGGTCTACACGCCCTTCTGCCGTGAGGACGGGGGCGTCCTCGACGACGCGGTCGTCTACCGCCGGGGCGAGAGCTCCTTCCTGGTGGTGGTCAACGCGGCCAACACGGCCAAGGACTTCCGCCACCTGGCGGAGCTGGCGCGCCGCTTCGAGACCGAGG
This Bacillota bacterium DNA region includes the following protein-coding sequences:
- a CDS encoding Flp family type IVb pilin; the protein is RGVSTAEYALLLALVVVVLITSLTTLGRALRDRITELTNTIVGAQ
- a CDS encoding pilus assembly protein TadE — encoded protein: MLGLLVLLLVALVDFGAVLNGQLVVAEAARAGGRRAAIDGGASPGAFDVVREQLAAGGLDPAQARIEIWPRHATYGTLVHVRVETERELHNPVSRVSGRNRLRLGSESVGRSERLGDRTGDAW
- a CDS encoding pilus assembly protein encodes the protein MRRQNGRCGRAGRARQRGAVSAWFVLALPALLLLLALVADVGRFFVLRALAQNAADLGALAGVQELDLARLAEGERWLLTSQAEAAAYAVADANARAALPGEPYVIETLAVNAAAGAPRRHPWSGRWLADPTVSVRVTLNARSFFLGGRRLPLRVQGDASVIERPGFWED